A region from the Sorex araneus isolate mSorAra2 chromosome 6, mSorAra2.pri, whole genome shotgun sequence genome encodes:
- the WNT8A gene encoding LOW QUALITY PROTEIN: protein Wnt-8a (The sequence of the model RefSeq protein was modified relative to this genomic sequence to represent the inferred CDS: inserted 1 base in 1 codon): MLRHPQCFCLVSLLPSLAPSRSPHERVPVHPCLTFXLFRRSVNNFLLTGPKAYLTYTTSVALGAQNGIEECKFQFAWERWNCPENALQLSTHRLRSATRETSFLHAISSAGVMYTITKNCSMGDFENCGCDESKKGKTGGHGWIWGGCSDNVDFGERISKLFVDSLEKGRDARALMNLHNNRAGRLAVRATRQRTCKCHGISGSCSIQTCWLQLADFRELGDYLKTKYDQALKIEIDKQWLKAGNSAEGHWAPTKAFLPSAEAELVFLEDSPDYCTRNSSLGILGTGGRECVKSGRHTLQRGRDSCGRLCTECGLHVEERIAEAVSSCNCKFQWCCTVKCEKCRHVVNRYNCEHPRRA; this comes from the exons ATGCTCCGCCACCCTCAGTGCTTCTGCCTGGTaagccttctcccctccctggctcccagcagAAGTCCCCATGAGCGGGTCCCTGTTCACCCTTGCCTCACTT TCCTTTTCCGTAGGTCAGTGAACAATTTCCTGCTAACAGGTCCCAAG GCCTATCTGACCTACACAACCAGCGTGGCCCTGGGCGCCCAGAATGGCATTGAGGAGTGCAAGTTCCAGTTCGCTTGGGAGCGTTGGAACTGTCCAGAGAACGCGCTGCAGCTATCCACTCACAGGCTGAGAAGCG CCACCAGGGAGACGTCCTTCCTCCATGCTATCAGCTCTGCCGGAGTCATGTACACCATCACCAAGAACTGCAGCATGGGTGACTTTGAAAACTGCGGCTGTGATGAGTCAAAGAAGGGAAAGACAG GAGGCCATGGCTGGATCTGGGGAGGCTGCAGCGACAACGTGGACTTTGGAGAGAGGATCTCCAAGCTCTTTGTGGACAGCCTGGAGAAGGGGAGGGATGCCCGCGCCCTGATGAACCTTCACAACAACAGGGCGGGCCGGCTG GCAGTGAGAGCCACCAGGCAAAGGACCTGCAAGTGCCATGGCATCTCTGGGAGCTGCAGTATCCAGACGTGCTGGCTCCAGCTGGCTGACTTCCGGGAGCTGGGCGACTATCTGAAGACCAAGTACGACCAGGCCCTGAAAATCGAGATAGACAAGCAGTGGTTAAAGGCCGGTAACAGCGCCGAGGGTCACTGGGCACCCACCAAGGCCTTCCTGCCAAGCGCGGAGGCTGAATTGGTCTTTCTAGAGGATTCCCCAGATTACTGTACCCGCAATTCCAGCCTGGGCATCCTTGGCACAGGGGGCCGAGAGTGTGTGAAGAGCGGCCGCCACACCTTGCAGAGGGGCCGGGACAGCTGCGGGCGCCTGTGCACAGAGTGTGGCCTGCATGTGGAAGAGAGGATAGCCGAGGCTGTCAGCAGCTGTAACTGCAAATTCCAGTGGTGCTGCACAGTCAAGTGTGAGAAGTGCCGGCATGTGGTGAACAGGTACAACTGCGAGCACCCACGCAGAGCTTGA